Within the Petrotoga miotherma DSM 10691 genome, the region TTTTATCCTAGGTACCCTAGCATGTATATATGTTTCATATTGGAATAAGTTTAAGTGTCTCCAACTTCTTTGAACCGTATCGTATGCACTGTAATATTTACCGTTGTATTCGAACTTTGCACCTTTTTTGAAATCCACATATATGTTGATTGTATTTCCTTGTTGCTCTATCTTTTCTATGTACCATGGATCTGTTATATTCAGTATCTGTTCAAAGAATTTTGGTAGCTCTTTTCTCATCTGGCATCACTCCTTGTGTATTTTTGTGTTTTCTTACATGATACCAGATTATTTAATCATTTGTTCATGTTTCATTTTTTCTACCCACACTTTTTGGAAGAGAACCAATCGTCCCTATGGGTTAAAACGAGAATATCATGTGGAGGGATCTCCTTCCTGTTAATTAATTCTGATAAAATTTGAATTAGTTTTATGATAACAAGCGTTTTACCACTTCCAGTGGCCATCCAAAAACTCATGCGATTGATAAAGTTCTCATAAGAAAGCCTGTTATCATCTACTTGAGGGTAATATTCTGCCAAAAGCTTGTAGTTGCTTTTATTTGTCAATTTAAAATCAAAATCACTATCTAGGCCATTGTCTTTGTACCAATTAAAAAGCTTTTCTTTTCTTACTTTGTTCATCTCCAAACTTTCGTTATTTTGATAATCTACA harbors:
- a CDS encoding helix-turn-helix domain-containing protein, translated to MRKELPKFFEQILNITDPWYIEKIEQQGNTINIYVDFKKGAKFEYNGKYYSAYDTVQRSWRHLNLFQYETYIHARVPRIKTDDGTKTVEVPWARKNSGFTLLFEAFILELYNHMTVAEIAKKYNTTQNRLWRIL
- a CDS encoding DEAD/DEAH box helicase family protein — encoded protein: MGTLLQDMIENIRFEDLPVTWNTFDFEGFSESKTLWDYQQNAVRNAIKVLWKYFEDFVDYQNNESLEMNKVRKEKLFNWYKDNGLDSDFDFKLTNKSNYKLLAEYYPQVDDNRLSYENFINRMSFWMATGSGKTLVIIKLIQILSELINRKEIPPHDILVLTHRDDWFSSKKCG